Within Crassostrea angulata isolate pt1a10 chromosome 2, ASM2561291v2, whole genome shotgun sequence, the genomic segment agaagatttaagacccctcttgacccctaattggaggggccagcccctttttcttgatatcaaatgaaaggtcttgcaaatttaaacatattttgttcaacaagtgttcacgaaatgttaacccttcttaggatatctttacaaatgtgttttaggggccggccctttatctcctaaatggggtcataacaaaaaaaattaaggtagcatattgtacagaacattattttaagcaacttttgttctacaatgcttttcaaaatatttctcctttttcagatattaatgatcgaaattttgaaattctggccccttggaaccccttattacgtaacatatgacttaggtatggtactgtatagataaacagccgaacaataaacatttttgcttctataattaataacaaattattattcagtaaagagtaattgtaagaagactttacagccctcttggcccctaatttgaggggccagtccctatttcttgataccaaacgaaagcccgtgtaatttgaaacaacttttgcattacatcttataacaaaatatttatacatcaaaagatatcacagaaaatgtgcaaaaatttcgcgaaaaaatttggtgccaattttcaggttcaggcgagcttggaggcctttagcaattttcatcattggaagcatgggggtacatctacatacattcatctacaatccctgaaaatttcaagcttctaccttgattagtttcggaggagatgcgtggacaaaatgaccctaaaaaatttacaaaatcgtcaatatctgaaaccggaagtgacgtcatcattaaaaaattttattaaatgtagcgccgatcatgctttatccatcctgaaaattttgtgcgaatcggttggatagtttttgagaaatagcgctccaaaaaagtcagaaaaagaaaaaaaagaataataaagaaaaagaaaccgtagaataacaagagggtcttccgttggaaacggaagaccctaaaaaaaacaatagaataacaagagggtcttccgttgaaaacggaagaccctaaaaaccttacaatcactataaggtcttccgttggaaacggaagaccttaattacagTAATATATAAAACTCACGCATAGACGACGTGTCAGTCATTGTGATCGTTGtttgatctgaaaaaaaattcaaatccattctcaaaaatgcattaaaaccGTAAATATTCGCACAAGATTGATTATACATTAAcatgtttttttcaaatatagaaAGGAGGAATAGGTTTGCTTccgcctgcccccccccccccttgtaaTTTTTTCCGGCTCTGTACgttaacataaaaatacaaatacagttCAAAAGTTCAAAACTTGAAACTAACCATACTTtgcatataataattataagtaATGATACAAATAATGCAATTATATACCAGAGCAAATCACCTCTTCTCCCACGAAGTGACAGGgcatgattgatttttttttgtatattgtaCATGGTCAGCAGAATATTATGTAAGTCAAGGCTGCGTGCAAATTTCTTGATGGTCACCAGTATCTTTACAGGTCTAGGATTGGTCAAGAGTGACAGGAGGCGGAGTTTTCCCATACAACGATACCCCATACTTttgagaaagaaagaaaaggatAGAAAGAACAATTATTCACACAGGTGATAAACCGTGTTTAGCAACGTGGAGTTGAAAGGAAGGAAGaagtgaaagaaagaaaagatttttttacctGCACAATACAGGGGTTTTTCCGAAGTATCCTAGAAgaataatttctttaatattattttcaaagcaGAAATGTGCATAGTGTTCAACTGGTCGGCAGCCGGGTCCTGCGATCATTAATACTTATGCTTTTCTCTTAAAAGTTTGTGCAGTATTCCTTTTCACTcttgtttgaataaatgttgtCTTTGAAATAATAGttgtacaatatataaatagtgcctgtttgggagggtaacagttgaaattcaCACCCCGAgaaaatcattgtcaacttccgcttcgcgtcggttgacaattgTTGTTAgtgatgtcaatttcaactgttaccctccccaACAGgctctatttattttattgtactgaatgtcttaattttagaattgtttttactgcttttatatagaaatgacgtgattataacggcgaaccgtacgcgcatgtaacaattcgtactgTCGGTCCGTTGCCAAgcgtgttgctaacgctgaaggtaagagaacggattatcaactccGTCTAaatcaatcagatttcagtatctaACATggaagtataataataaaacttgtATAGTGCGAATACGGATATAGAAATATCCCAGGTTTATCGGTGGTATTTAGTTTATTTTATGTTGATTCCTTGGTAAAATTTCTAACAAATGTGGTGGTTATAATGAATGTGGATAttacaaatttacaaatatagcaaactatattttgaaacaatgttttaattgaaaaattgttcAATGCAGTATAGTCCCTGAATTCCGTGAGTTAGAAATCATTTTGTTCTCACAAGGAGTGGTATTTCTTGTCAGGAAGGTCTGTTGAAAGAAGCATATTTTTCCACGAAGTTTACAATAGGGCGGAGTTTTACAGACACATTGTATTaaataaatcatgttaaaaCATGACGATCGGGTCAGTagattaaatttgattttattcttttgaaatattcaatCTCAAAGTTCATACAGCGCGGTATGCTGAAAACAGTATGACACttaataatcatttttatttatcttacccccccccccccctcctcgcACCAATGCGCCGACGTTAGTTAAATTCCAGATTCCCTTTTATTACACaatactttgtaattttctttaatttttttttttgagtgatTTATAGACTTGGGAAACTgcaatgacattatttaatactCATGAGTAGATTATAGTTTCAGGAAATTGTAAagacgatttttttttacaaatgaagCCTCTCACCAATCTTTATTGAGAAATCAATATCAACAAGTTTGCAATATGTTCCATATAGGGTCACTCGATAAATGAGATCTAAATTCCCGATATTATTTAGCATAAAATTTTACCAACCTGTAAAAAATGCCTTAGTTGTCCGTAGGAGATTAGGAAGTTATTCCACTTAAcatcatatttaatttaaaaaatatacatttatagataaacacaacaaaacaactttaaaattcacaaaatatttcctCACATACGCCGAGTAAGCAAACTCAAGTATCACAAAATCTGTAAGACTATGATTGTTCACATCTTTACAAGACAATACTAGTGTTTTTAAGTTTTcaaccgatttttttttcattgaaaggGAAATCAGAAagtatgtacatataaataacaTTATAGTTAGTTATAGCTAATGTGACTAAGGTGAGCGATCTATCCCTTGGCCCAATACTTCATGTATTACTTTAGGCCATCTCTATTTATGAACAACCACTGTCGGATAATGAAACTGAGCAAGAAATGATTGCTGTTTCTAGAAGATTTTATCATTTGATTAactaaaaataatatcaattttcctaggttattatatttaaaattttacagcgGTGGTGACGCACTCATATACGAATGATAATTAAATTGGGTTTCTCAAAGGAATTTACAAATATGCTCGGTTCTCAGCCTCAGTTGGCATAGATAGACCGGATCAATGACACACTACTGATCTAATGACGCTGACAAACATGGTGGTTAATGAATTCCATCTCTATTGTATAGCATCAAGCCGTCTCTACATCCAAATCATACATTTCAAAGTTTGTCAACTTGATTTTATCACAGTTATATTTGGTGAAGCTATTTTCCCGTAAGACAGCAGGGAGTTTAGGACCTTTAAGTCTTCGTTTAACATAACGATGTCATTCCCTTTACAGCTACAGAACTGTTTacctttttctttttgatttggTTATGCTTTAtgattcttttataaaaacaaatactcGCCAGCTCAGCGATACATggacctttaaaatgattttttaatatgaattataaattcaAATAGATGGCAATCGGAATGCAGGTGTAACGATCCATTCACCCGTGATAGAGGCACTTGGGAGGATATTTCCACCTGAAAAGAAACATTTAAACATGGTTCAAGCTTTTAATTGACGATAATTTTAAGTCTATTGATCGAACTACATATTAAACaatgataaaaacatttcaatagCAATAACTCAAAAAGACCTCAACAAAATTCGGAAATAAGAACGCTGTCAGAAAAACTTTGAAAGTAGTGAAAGCAAATAAAGATTGTTACTTCGTTCTTaaatttatcttctttttttttcaattataagaaaaaaaatcaaaatatatcatcCTTGATTGAATACCAAAagtgataaaaatattatattatttaattatttactatACTTTTTGTTagatttatattgtttaaagtGTAAATTGTTCTAAGGCATGATTTAATATTAACCAGAAATGCAGTTCTGTTAACCCGtacagaaaatcatttttcattttcaattttcattcaaTGAATTCAGTAAACATGTATGCAATCTAAAAACAAGTATACCTTAAGCGAGACAATGTGTTTAGAGGAGAAACGCCAATGTAAAGAtcatttatgtttaattttagTAAACATCTTTGCTTAAGTGAATtacggacccccccccccccacaaaaaaacaaataaaaaaaaaaaaaaaaaaaaaaactaaaaagacAGGATGGTCGACTTTCCGCCTTACGTTGAAAATAATTATTGGACAGAAATACTGTAACATCATCGTTAGTGCAATGAAACGGATTCTGTGCAGTACGTTTGTTTTTAGGTAAGAACGCTAATATTTATTCACACTCTCCAAAAATGATTTGTGTGTACAAAGTGAAACAGATGTGACTTAAACATGAAACCGAATAACCTTAACATTTCAAGATCTCTCATCCTGCTTTGGaggatacatgtaattaaaatataaacaagatgtttttatattaaatgtaaatggtgagattttgttttctttttattttcatgtaccAATTCAAATAGATTTTCTAAAATCTGAACAGCATAATTCATCAGATAACCTCGAGAGAAAACATTTCCAATAATTTAGCCACAGTTATCatagtttcattgaaatttacGTTATACTAGAAACAATCTTGTGAATGTCGCAAATGACAATGAGGATTAAATATCAATGCTAATATATCTTAACAAAGAAAGTGTTCTATAGTAGGGAAAAAAGCCATGATTTGATGTTTATACTTCAGAAGAAACATTTCAAACTCTAGTCataagaacaaaacaaaaaacagattAAAGAGAAAGTGGTTACAAATATTATGCAAACAGAACGTGAAACAGAAGAACATGAATAAAGTATCACATCATGTTGGCGACGTCGATCATTCCTTAAAGAGGATTTCTGGTCGTGTGCTTCCTGATCTAATATTCCCAACCGTTTAACGACGGTTACTCTGAAGACCTTcctaatatatataattaatttcgaCAAAGCAATgaggaaaatcaattttttgcaAGTTATAAGATAATGCGCTGCACTAAAACAAGAATATGTAACCTCTCAGCAGAGCAAAGAAAACAGAAATACAGtctatttttttacatttagttTTAGAATGAAACAGCATGTTTGGTTTTTGGTTAGTAATTCTTTAAATGCAGTGGCTTTTACAACAGTACTGCTTTGTTTGGTATCATTAACCGAAGGAGTGACATCCGCGGTTGTCCCTGGTGAGAGGTATCGTGGTCCCGTGGTACGGGTGGTGGGAATCATTGGACAACAGCAGTGTGTCCGGGAATGTAGACACAGACCCAAGCTATGTCGAGGAGTCAACTATCAGAAACAGAAACTACTGTGTGAACTCGTGTCGGCCATCAACGAAACGGAATCCAATCCTGACTACGTTAGAATTGAACTCGATCAGgtaagatctctctctctctctctctctctcttttcaaaCTGTCCTTCACATGTACAAATTTGATATTGCTTTTATCCCTTTTTATCTCAGTTTAAGATGTGGGACGTATTGTGAAAACACCATATCTTGTTTAATTCATTACcacaaagttaaaaatatatacgtAGTAGATTTCTATATCAAAAGGTTCAATTTTCATTGATCCAAACTTTGAAAATGTTCCAGTTTTTATGCACAAGAAAGACCACACTTAACGCTGTAATGTATATGATGTATATCTGAGGTGTGTTCAGTAGATCAGGTGTTCGCAAGCGCTCTATTACCTCTGTGTAGGAGAGAGAACATATAGGCAAGCGTTCTAGAGCACACACCTCTCTGTCTTTGGATACATAAATCGTCCACCCTGATTCTCTTGTAGACTGGCCATATTCCAGTTGATTGCCTGTCATGTTCTACTGATGATCTGTGTGTGACGCTTTCTAGTAAGGAAGTTCACTGTATTCGAGGTATATTATCTAGTTGTCTATCATTGCATCACCTGGGTAATAGCACAATCATAGATCTTTTGATACCTTTAAGTTCAAAACATTAGTTAAATACCGCTGTTGTAAGCTTACTTGGTTGTTTTATACATTGATTCATATATTTAAGAAGCAACTTGACTAGAGGTGGAGATTCGAAGCATCCACTTACGGCGTTACAACAttataacgaaaaaaaaaatgtaacgacATTTGAAAGACATTAAGCACAATCACTGCTATAACCTTTTTGTCGCCGGTGTAATTCGagaatcaaagttttttttacttaatatttaattatgcACGAAATAATaactatataaatattattgcTATGAAATGCAGTTACATTTCTAATATCCATTTACCTTTTTTATGCTATAAATCTTTTCAATGGTTGAATAGCGATGCCAATATCACATCTCACATCTGCTTTATAGGACGGATATACTTACTTTCATACAGATTTGTCAAACGCTTGATGTGTAGATTTAATTACGTATCACAcgttttacaaataatataaattgcaTGTTATTAGACAATGGCAGTCCGACGGATTGTACATCCCTGCACAACATCAACTGTGGCCTGCCTTGTGGACTGTACAGAGTACGTCTACCATACATCGGTCACGTGACAGTTTTCTGTGAGATGGAAAAAGATGGCGGGGGATGGACAGTAATGACAATTTTCTAGGGTTATATTTTCGTCATAATAAAAAgcactttgattttatttataaagataCATGTTACAAGGTATTTAATGTTCGTTAACAAgtagtttattttaaataaaacaaaacgttaacaaaaattttaataatatagaGAAACAAGACTGTTCCGTGAAATAATTACCCAATGATATGTTTATTAAGGTGTTCCAACGTCGTCAGGATGGTTCTGAGGATTTTTACCGAACCTGGACAGAGTACAAGAACGGATTCGGAAATTTGGGCTCTGAGTTTTGGCTCGGTATTTAGCTGGGTTTTTTTagtcaatgtttatttaaatataccTTAATGATATCCCGCACAAGCGCGTATTCTTCAACGGAATAAGgataaaagtttttattttatatttaaccaGTTGGTAAGTATTTACTGGTGTCACATCCCTTGattattctttaaattaaatttcactATAATTTTCATCACAGTATAAAATAAGACTTTAACATTAAAGACTGTTGAAACGTACTTgggaagcccccccccccccccccccacacacacacacattctacatccccgttttatgcatacatgtatatatcatttattaatataGATGTAAAtcacatttttgtttattgttgttaaaagatgaaataaaaaaaaacgattgTATTTGCATATTTAATTGAGTTGTCAGCTATAAAGCATCTGTCAATTTGTCAACTCGTTCGACACTTTTTGCCATGGCGTTCATTCTTTTAACCGCTTTCCTTGGTACCCCGTTCTTGAAAGTTATTTTCATCTACACTATCATATAATTATTGTAACCTGTCAAATTGTAACTAATaatcttttattaaattaaacatagATTGCCAATCCAACTTTTCTGCCTGCAATTTATGACAAACTCGTCATGTCaacccgcgttcttggttaccccttTCTAGATAGTTCTATGGTATTTTCTTACCAGAAGTCGTGCTTCCCTATGAtctatccatcaaaactaaaatctcTCCTTCAAGAAacgaattattttttcttttgtttcattCAACATTTTTCAGATCATTATTTCTTTGGATACCCTAAATCAGATcacaatacatatatatactttttaccTAATCATTCAATAATAAAACATGCAAGCATATAATTtgatgcacccccccccccccccaatgacttggatccgccacaGCGTATCCACCACCtaattctcatttttgctatttcggactggtttataaaaaataatagtatgtttttaatttatttgccaactatttatcaggtaaaatttaattacagtttatttacagttaTCCTAAAAAGAGTGCAATACAAATGTATACGTATATTCCAGTCTATTTTTATCCATATTTAGAAATAGCTAACATTGTTATCTGGATAAAAGGTGGtatgaaaatgttattaaattgcCCTTTTCTATCTTattcaatgaaattaatatattgtgtttattttcttcttagTTTTAGTTAAATAACAGCTCActgaataatatatatttttatcacatATTCAGCGCGAGGTTTAACAAAACAATCTTTTATTACTTGCGATCCTATAAAAATCTCTCATGATCTGGGATggtatgtgatatttttttcaacttatGTGCTTTCTGTCCATTCGCCAAGCTGGGGAATAGAAAACACATAACTCagataaaaattatgaaatatccTATATTTTTCGTTATCgtgtatgttttaatttttataacattgTGCAACAAAGATTCTATATTTCTATTATACAACTTTATGCTaattcttttttgttatttcgTATTCTCATTGTATAACAGTTCACTGTAgatgtataaaatacatattctttgtGTATATCAGGTAATCACAAACTACATAACCTTCTGAGTCAGGGGACGTATGAGATGAGGATGGACATGGAGGACTTTGACAACCAGACACGTTACGTCAAGTACAGCAGTTTTAACGTAGGAAATGAATCATCAAAATACACCGTCACGTTGTCGGGCTTCTCGGGAGATGTCGGTGAGAGtttgttttccttttatatGCGTCTGTAAAATTGCATTACTTATGATTGGTATAAAGTTATTCTTAATGGTTACccaatttgtttatttgtaaaatatatcacTAAGTTTGAAAACTTCATAGgctcaattttaaaataaaatttttaacaaactttaaaaatatcatcaaattatTATAACCATTACCTGAAAAAAAACCTCTTCAATATATGGTTTATACTTGCCAAGGGCAAGAtccttctttcttttttttcaaatttcacaaatttttcaCAGTAAAGTTTGGTTTAAGTTACGCATAGATGTTTTGTGCATCAATTTTTAATCCCTTTAAAAACTGGAGAAATTATGCAGAAACATACAAAGGAACTAATCCACATACAACGTACATTCAATCGAAATATATCCGCTCTAGCGTTTATAAAGTAGCACTAAGTTTTCATTGTAGATGACTGTTTCACGAGTACAACATTAAATAACCCAATAAACAATATGAAGTTCTCCACATGGGATGACGACAATGACCTTCGGTCAGGTAACTGTGCTTTTTCCCAAAACTCAGGGTGGTGGCACAAAAGTTGTTCCTGTTCTAACCCGAATGGTCTTTACCTAAGAGGGGAGACTTCGTTAAGAAATGAAGGACTCACTTATGTACCTTGGCGAAGTGGTTTATATTCGCTGAAAGTGACACAGCTCATGGTCAGAAGAGTAAATTAAGTCAGAGACAATTACGTGTGCTTTGACAGACCGTAGGCAGCCTTCTCTATGTTTCTGTTtttgtcttacactgtgtatcaCAACGCCGCTGTGGAATATAAATTGACATTCATTTCGTcgttttagctcaccgagacaaaatcagggggagcttatgctatacacCAGGCGTCGGCGTGCTGACCTGGTTAAAGATTTGTTCCAGGTCctatatctaagttactacttgCCTTATCTTCACCAAAcctgcatggatgatgcatctggacctacttatggacttgaaagacctaggtgctgaatctgggccatgaatttcagatgctggaaaaggttaaggtttttggagcaagtGAAAGTATTTGGAGGAGGTGGCCTCTGACGATTATATCTTGGCTATTTCTGTCCTTATTTCACCAAacgtcttataatactgatgcacctgataagcttgaatgctgaatcttagcCATATGTTTCAGATGCTTGATAAGGTTtagtttttggaacaggtcacacgTTTTATAGATAAAGGcttgcataattgatttaactataatataaattaaCTGCAAAgatagcttcagatgcagagtcTGATGTCCATCTCcatccattatcaaggatgctaaaaaaatatcctacctcactcaaacctgttTGAtagatacatgtgtatgttgttaaatgatataacatcatTTCtgtgatatagtattgtatgatatgatacaccactgatttatatgaaacaatataatatcctacattatattgtaaaaattatacgAGACgatatgttattgtatttttttcattaatataaattgcattatgacattgttatgtatagtattgtatattattatacaatactgtataaaacgatattgtataataattgtttaataaatgatgttttttcatattgtttcatattatattacaa encodes:
- the LOC128172670 gene encoding ficolin-2-like, whose amino-acid sequence is MKQHVWFLVSNSLNAVAFTTVLLCLVSLTEGVTSAVVPGERYRGPVVRVVGIIGQQQCVRECRHRPKLCRGVNYQKQKLLCELVSAINETESNPDYVRIELDQTGHIPVDCLSCSTDDLCVTLSSKEVHCIRDNGSPTDCTSLHNINCGLPCGLYRVRLPYIGHVTVFCEMEKDGGGWTVFQRRQDGSEDFYRTWTEYKNGFGNLGSEFWLGNHKLHNLLSQGTYEMRMDMEDFDNQTRYVKYSSFNVGNESSKYTVTLSGFSGDVDDCFTSTTLNNPINNMKFSTWDDDNDLRSGNCAFSQNSGWWHKSCSCSNPNGLYLRGETSLRNEGLTYVPWRSGLYSLKVTQLMVRRVN